In Vicinamibacteria bacterium, a single genomic region encodes these proteins:
- a CDS encoding fatty acid desaturase, which translates to MDERAQRVRNAIRSAEERALSRHPLLRHQNGVGATWFLLALAGMFALGALYATGRIPWYACLLGNAFFASILHEIEHDLIHFLYFRGKPLVHNAMMLLVWVFRGNVVHGWYRRKIHFHHHRASGSNTDVEERILGLGTPWGIRRAAVTLDGALAFLLNARRLSREIPGFRRRDLALASIPVYPVFALVALGFVLRFPHPAIDVLAVGWVLPNTLRQASLTLISSNVHYYGDVSSLDEETQVLRPFYLWPLQLFCFNFGSTHALHHYVVEQPFYIRQLIAHDVFPVLRANGVRFDDTATFSRANHFRAA; encoded by the coding sequence ATGGACGAGCGCGCTCAACGGGTGAGAAACGCCATTCGCTCGGCGGAGGAGCGAGCGCTCAGCCGCCATCCCCTGCTGCGTCATCAGAACGGCGTGGGCGCGACGTGGTTTCTGCTGGCCCTCGCCGGGATGTTCGCTCTGGGCGCGCTATATGCTACCGGGCGGATCCCCTGGTACGCGTGCTTGCTTGGCAACGCTTTTTTCGCTTCGATCCTGCACGAGATCGAGCACGACCTCATCCATTTCCTCTATTTCCGAGGTAAGCCCCTCGTCCACAACGCGATGATGCTTCTCGTCTGGGTTTTTCGCGGAAACGTCGTGCACGGCTGGTACCGCCGTAAGATCCACTTCCATCATCATCGCGCCTCGGGCTCGAACACCGACGTCGAGGAGCGCATACTCGGTCTGGGGACGCCATGGGGCATCCGGCGCGCGGCAGTCACCCTGGACGGCGCACTCGCCTTCCTGCTGAACGCGCGGAGGCTTTCGCGCGAGATTCCCGGCTTCCGGCGACGAGATCTTGCGCTCGCCTCGATTCCCGTCTATCCCGTCTTTGCGCTGGTCGCGCTGGGCTTCGTCCTTCGCTTCCCTCATCCTGCGATCGACGTGCTCGCCGTCGGTTGGGTGCTTCCCAACACCCTGCGGCAGGCCTCTCTCACGCTCATCTCCTCCAACGTTCACTACTACGGGGACGTCTCGAGCCTCGACGAGGAAACGCAGGTGCTCCGGCCATTCTACCTATGGCCGCTGCAGCTCTTCTGCTTCAACTTCGGCTCCACCCACGCCCTGCATCATTACGTCGTCGAGCAGCCGTTCTATATCCGGCAGCTCATCGCCCACGACGTCTTTCCCGTGCTTCGGGCAAACGGCGTTCGTTTCGACGACACAGCGACCTTCTCGAGGGCGAACCATTTTCGAGCGGCCTGA